In Pongo pygmaeus isolate AG05252 chromosome 19, NHGRI_mPonPyg2-v2.0_pri, whole genome shotgun sequence, the genomic stretch TCCTGTTGTATTTTGTGTATTACACTCTAATGCCtaatgaagaatttaaaaattaaatggcaaaatatgttttgttttgttctaggttgtgttaaattttttttttttttttttttttttttgagacagagtcttgctctgttgcccaggctggagtacagtggcatgatcttggctcactgcaaactccacctcctgggttcacgccatactcctgcctcagcctcccgagtagctgggactgcaggcacccacaaccacacctggctaattttttttttttgtatttttagtaaagacggggtttcaccatgttagccaggatggtctccatctcctgacctcgtgatccacctgtctcggcctcccaaagtgctgggattacaggcgtaagccatcgcgcccagcGTGTTAACTTCTTAAGAGAATATCTTTTAAGTTGGGTTGCAAAGTGCCAAATATAATAGAGCTGTTTCAGATTTCTAATGCTTCTGTCTGACAAATGGCAATGGTAGAACTCAGCGGGTGCTCTCTATAGCTGTTTCTTCTACTATCATTTAGACCAAAGATACACCTTATGCATACCTACATCAAATGAAGGTGAATAGTGGGAGTTGAAGCTTAGAGAGCAATTCAGAGATCAGTGGGAAGAATGCGAAAGGCTAAGGTGTAGAAATTAAACCTAAATTCTCTTGGAAAATAGGTAGTATCtagtagatatttttaaatctatttagaAGGTAATGCAATTTCTTTAGATTTTGGGGCATAAATGAAGGAGAACATTTAGTATATTAAATGGAAGGAGACAAAAGATGGTAGAATTACATTTAGGTAGAAATCAATAGCTTTGATCAACCTTAACATTTTAGCTAAAAGTCAAGCTTTATTGGTCTAGACCTAATCATAATAGATTAGAGCATGTAAATATTTGAACTATAAAAATTCTTTAATTCATGGAGCATTTTTAAGCTGATGGATTCAAGCATAATTTACTTTGTATTTCATCTTTCTGGTTTAGACTTTATGGTTATGCCTTGGTATTATTATCAAATTGCAAATCCACTCTTGAATACCAGCTACAAGAAGACATGTTTAAAGGTAGAAGGAGGACATAACTCAGTTTGCTTTgcacattaaaacattttatttgaattaatcAGAGATATTCAAGGAAAAACCAGGTCTGCAGATGCATGGGCATCAAGAGAGAGTTGGGGGAGCAGAGATGTCACTGAAATGATGAACTATTCCATCCTGGTCCTCTGCTCAAGCAATGCAAGCTATCCAGAACACTGATTGATACATGTTTCAGTAAGTGAATTCGGCACATCCACAGTGTCCTAACTAGGAGTTTCATTATCTCTGAGCAGCTTAACAACATCATGGTACTTAACATCCAGGTAAAATCGAACAGTTCTTCAGAAATCAGCACAATTTTGCTGTGCTTCCTCTTTCATTCTTAAGCGATCAGCAACCTGGCTTTTAGCAGGTGGGCTCACAGCAGTCGCAGCAGCAGGCTGGGCGGCAGCAGGACTGTCCACAGTAGGACGGGCGGCAGCAGGAGGCCTCGGCGTGGTGCAGCTGGCAGCAGGATGGGGGTGTGCAGCTTACCAGGCAGCAGGGGGGCAGGGAGTTGCCCTCCACGCGGCAATCTGGGCGGCACCACCTGATACGGGTGCTCACAGCTCCACTGCTGCCCTCCTGGCCATAGCCGATGCCACCACCAATGCCACAGCCAGTTCTGCAGGAGCTGGTCTGGCAGCAGCTTGGCTGGCAGGAGCTAGTTTCACAGCAGCTTGACTGGCAGCAGCTGGAGCCACAGGTCCCACTGGTGGAACAGCTGGCCATGGTGTCAGAAGTTGGGTTGAGAGCTGTGTTAAGAGAGGTTTCTGAGTTTGGGCTGCACCTTCTATATCTGTCCTTTTATATGTTCCCTAGAGCTGCATCTTTACCTAACACCTTTTCTTGATGTCAATTTCAGTATGAGTCTCTGGCTAATACTTGAGGTGTTTAGAAAGTTATAAATAGCATTTCAATAGCCTGCTTTTTCCATTGTTCAATTAAGTCTCATTAtgtttcttctttgccttctggaCTAAGTGAAGTCTCACCATGGAAGCCAAGCACAGAAGTGCCTCTTTATGCAAGTCACATAACAGACTAGCCTTGAGCCAAGTGTTGCCCTGGCACGTTTTGTCATACTTGTCTTTTGATAACCTTTAGGCAGAATTTATCTTAACTGACCTTTTTCCTTAAATGGTCACTTAACCATGATCAtggttttacaaacaatttgtccAGACTTGGAAAGACTAACATTAGTGTCATCAAAACATGAACTACAACCTGATGTATCAACTTTCAAACCAAGTATGCCTTTCTATGATCAATTTGTGCAAGTTATAGGATCCTCAGAGCTCTATCTAATATTCTTGCCTTCAGTAGTAGTGAATGTACATATTGCTAACTAAAATCTTTAATGACTTTTGCTTGTAGATTGTTTTCTGACTCTATTAAATTAAACATATGTGCTAGTAATGAATACACATTGTAATAAGTCAAAGAGTACAGaggtatataaagaaaaattagtatCTTTTCCCTTCCCGGAAGATGCACACATCTCTTCCAAAACTAATGCTCTGGAGGTAATCAATATTAAGAATTTGGTGCACATTCTTTGACACCTTTATCCTTGCTTCTGCAAATATAAAccagcatatatacatatatatcttctatttcagaaaaatttgGGTCTCCTACACATGTTTATAGTTacaaatttttaattgtggtaaaatatacataccataaaatttatgaACCATTTACATTaaccatcttaaccatttgtaAATAGTCTTGtcatccttgttgaaaatcatttgaccacattcacatgcagaagaatgaaattagaccatTATCTCATAttatatacaaaaaccaacttaGAATGGAttaaaagactgaaatgtaagaaAGACTCAAAATGATAaaagtattagaagaaaacagaggaaactCCATGACTtttgcctggccaatattgtgataTTGTGAACACGAATCCAAAAGCAtcagcaaaaatagacaagtgggattacatcaaactaaaaagcttctgcacagccaataAAACACTAAACTGAGTGAAGAGACAAAccattgaatgggagaaaatatttataaaccacatatctgataaggagttaatatccaaaatatagaggaaactcaaacaactcaatacctgtagtaagaaaacaaataacgtaattgaaaaatgggcaaaaaatctaaatagacttttctcaaaaaaaatctacaaatggacaacaggtatatgaaaaattttcaaaatcaccaatcatcagataatgcaaattgaaaccacaatgagatatcgtcTCACACATATTAGGtagttattatcaaaaagacaaaagatagcaagtgttggagaggaggtggagaaaagagaactctggcacactgttggtggaaatgtaaattagtacagc encodes the following:
- the LOC129017893 gene encoding keratin-associated protein 1-4, with the protein product MASCSTSGTCGSSCCQSSCCETSSCQPSCCQTSSCRTGCGIGGGIGYGQEGSSGAVSTRIRWCRPDCRVEGNSLPPCCLVSCTPPSCCQLHHAEASCCRPSYCGQSCCRPACCCDCCEPTC